Proteins encoded within one genomic window of Triticum aestivum cultivar Chinese Spring chromosome 2D, IWGSC CS RefSeq v2.1, whole genome shotgun sequence:
- the LOC123053137 gene encoding protein indeterminate-domain 16 yields the protein MEEQGERGLQLLLPAAAARALREAPVSAATDHQQLDLDLSMSIGPRQQQLLQLQLPRPAPPTPPANESKRAAATVAASAATARQLQQQVTVDVRSVKQQTAEQARMASAERAYAERVRDLAKRELELAEREFARARMIWERAREEVERVERMKQIAARRLGSAASAAALEITCHACMQRFHP from the coding sequence ATGGaggagcaaggggagagggggcTCCAGCTGCTGCTCCCCGCAGCCGCTGCTCGAGCGCTCCGGGAAGCgccggtcagcgccgccaccgacCACCAGCAGCTGGACCTGGACCTGTCCATGAGCATTGGGCCGaggcagcagcagctgctgcagctgcagctgcCACGGCCGGCGCCCCCTACTCCACCGGCGAACGAGAGCAAGAGAGCGGCGGCGACTGTGGCCGCCAGCGCTGCCACGGCGAGGCAGCTGCAGCAGCAGGTGACGGTGGACGTCCGCTCCGTGAAGCAGCAGACGGCGGAGCAAGCGCGGATGGCGTCGGCGGAGCGCGCCTACGCGGAGCGCGTCCGGGATCTGGCGAAGCGGGAGCTGGAGCTCGCCGAGAGGGAGTTCGCGCGCGCCAGGATGATCTGGGAGCGCGCCCGCGAGGAGGTGGAGCGGGTGGAGCGGATGAAGCAGATCGCCGCCAGGCGGCTCGGCTccgccgcgtccgccgccgcgctcgAGATCACCTGCCACGCCTGCATGCAGCGCTTCCATCCTTAA